tcaacgccctccactcgctgtcccaccctggcgtgcgcggcacgcaaaagatcgtcgcagagcgctacatatggcctcgcatgaatgccgacgtccgtgactgggcgcgggcctgcctggcctgccagcggtccaaaatctaccgccacaccatctcgcctccatcgcggttccttccgccagatgcacgtttcgaccaggtccacatcgacttggtcggcccgcttcctccggccaaaggctaccgctacctgctctcgtgcatcgaccgctttacccgctggccggaggtaacgccgattcctgacatcacggcagagacggtggcccacgcattcctcttctcctgggtttcccgattcggcgtcccgtccactgtaaccacggacagaggacgccagtttgaatcggccctcttcggtcacctgtgcagcgccctcggaacccatcacatccgaaccacggcctaccatccggctgccaacggcctggtcgagcgccttcatcggcagctcaaggcgtccctccgcgccactgaccacggcgacacaacctggcccgagcgtctacccttcgtcctgcttggccttcgcgccgcgatccgccaggatgactgcagcgcggcccacatggtctacgggtgcccgctccgccttcccggagcattcttcagcccatcggccccgctcgtgcacgacccttcctcctacatcgaccgtctccgccagctcttccgggacctcaagcccacgcctacccgctccggtcccgcaacacgcgtgttcgtgagccccgaccttaatcaagccacccacgtcttcgtccgccgggactctgtgcgctccagcttgcagcctccctatgacggcccctacaaggtcatctcgcgagccgcgaagtttttccgcctcgatcttccacggggacctgacactgtggccatcgacaggcttaagcccgcattcctggagtctgcacctctggtatcgcccgacccgccctccctacgtccgtcctcacctcctgtctccagcattcctccccctccacgtcgagtgcattgggcgccgcagctcgcacactacgagccgcccgccgcctcgggtccggctcctgcactccttggcctcggcgcccgacctttccgccaacctcggccctcctcgccagccttgtcatccgccacgggggggagccctgtagcagcagcgtcataatcatcaccagcaccgccatcggttacgcgcagcactgcgcgtgacccgagttttcgttttcggttcatcgccattaaccgtcattaaacccatcaacctcagtagagcctggtcgcctcatttctcgctctacaccctatttcgcggtgttagacacggagagcgtcttggaaaaggatgcacttgttaaggacgccgtgagtgtgcacaggatgagttCGTACAGCATCGTTGTAGTGCGGAGTTGTGACGGGAAAATAATgggcgtagatggctatttgggacccaacgcggcagaaaaatgcttgttcgcgctcaagggatttagcgaacaaatccataggctgaaccgtcttccctcaccgttggtcatgagtgtggaagaccactttcggcacgcgagcgctacgcactgcgaattttgtggaatcgcaTTTAACCGACACACACGGaaagtgtcgcatcacgaccacacccacttcgtagagcccggttcttcgaattttgtcgcgacgctgtgtgatacgtgtaaccttacgtgtcgtaataccaaagaactcgtcgtgtgcgtgcacaacctgcaatacgatttgagctcccttctccgatacatgcacgttctaaatatcggtgaaccgtggatcttagcttcgagttcggaaaagataagtgggttcaatattggagatctccatttccgcgataccacgcagtttttccacctgtccttgtcgaacctggtggaaactctgctcgccagcggtggcgagagcgcgtttcattgtacccgtcaaatgtttggtgaccgtttccgacgcctcctcaagaagggaatttacccgtacaccttcgtcgacagtttcgaagcgtacaatttgcccgcactaccgccaaaggaagctttcaaaagtgacctgaacgaccaagagatcacggacgaggactatcagtacgccctcgagattttcgaattgttcgaatgtaaggacctgggcgattacacgcgtctctacgttaCGCTCGACACTTGTCAACTCTGCGCCGTCGTGCTGCATTTCAGGAGAATTGCGCAAGAAACGGAtaggatagatatcttacgcaccgtgtcccttgccagttacgcgtggagcagcgctctgaagttcACTAAAGTCAAGCTCGAGCTCATAAGTGATcaggagatgtacgaaacgatcgagaaaggaatcaggggaggcatttgtaacagcttccatagatactgtcgggctaatcacgaggagtgcgacgattacgatccacagcaagaaaatacttttatccagtacctcgacgtgaatagtttgtacccgtacgcgatgactttccatctcccgacaggtggttttgagtgggtcgatccttcgaggtggagcgagatcgattttctcaacattcctcacgattcggaagtgggttacgcctacgtggtagacttgacataccccgaagaactgcacgcactcaccagggattttcccctggcacccgaacacaggtgtgtgaacgagaacgaactctccccctaccagcgacacttgaaagacgcgttggcgctgaacgcccctcccacaaagaaactcttgctgacgtgctacgataaAGAACGCTACgccgttcattatgcattgctcgcactgtatgtgaggttgggcatgaaaataaagcgtgttcacagcattctttcgttccgccaagacaatttttttgcGAGCCTTCGTGCATAGAAACGtcacgttgaggaatgccgccaccacgaaattcgaacgacttttgtacaaaaccatgtccaacagtacgttcggtaagtcgatacaaaatgtgagacgcatgaaaaggtacgctatagcctacgacaaagaaagcgcgctccgaaaagctagctccgtcagcagtcagcattttcacattctgagtgacaagtgcatcttatacgagatgCAGAACAGGAgggtcaaatgcacgcaccccctttacgtgggctttaccattctagagatatccaaagtccgaatgtacagcttcaccTACGAGtctctcttttctcgcttgacgtgtccagtgcaattgatctatagcgatacggacagcataattttttctctcacgtgtgaaagcctggaagaacagctcatgaagattgagaatgagttagatctgtcttcctatccaccggaccacccgcttttcaacgacgagcacgcgaaccagatggggtacttcaaagacgagacgggaggtggtgttattcaggaagtcgtagccatccgagcgaaaatgtacagcattctcttggctgggtcacacaaacagatcgcgagagcgaaaggagttaagaaagacgtggtgaggaaacatttattgcacgaagtgtaccgagattctctgttcaatgaaaagacagtctctcagaagcagtgcaccatccagagtataaagcaaacaatgtacaccattttgagactcaagaagagcttggtcccctacgacgacaagcgctatctcgtggatgccgtacactccttcccttatggaagctgcgaatacggtaagctttcctagtgttttgacgcgtataggattacgatagtgctctctctttgtgcagcatcggaaaacccggaagagagcccgagagcgtcgtcgtcagggatcgagtaaccgcggaacaaagagctgcacgcgcatgtaatcgagaataaaagttgtagtcgagatatgcttctctctctctctctcgcagacaggagaagcaggggtcatcgtggcagtgcgGTAGCGGAAtaggtgtacgaaaagaatgaccataccgtcatcgtgctggtaccgtgacccgcacaatgacgacgctgcgatgaacaTGTGGCCAAGGAAGTCGATAACGAGGAAGCGCGGGAGCATGCGCTGGGCTCAGCTCCTGCCACGCCATTAAACACTTCTTCCCTGTTCTCTGAGATCGACGGTTGTCCATTCCCTGTCTCTCGTAGCCTATGCTACaagtggtgacccgaacattTCGAGTTACGCCGGGGCAACCAGCCATGGCCATGACTACACCGACTGATTCCGGCAACGGCGGTACACACGGCGGCGGAGCACAACCGCAAGAGATTGCATCGGTCAACATCCGCCTGCCCGAGTTCTGGCCCGCGGACCCCCTGGTATGGTTTGCTCAGGTGGAAGCACAGTTCGCCACTCATCGCATTACGTCTCAAGTGGCAAAGTTCAACTACGTCCTGTTGGCCTTACCGCCTCCGACCGCAATAGAAGTCCGGGATATCATCTTACAGCGCCCCGAAGAAAACCCCTACGACAAACTCAAAATGGCGCCCATTAACCGAACGTCGGAGTCTGAGCGACGACGCCTGCAGCAACTTCTTTCGGCGGAAGATATTGGTGACCGCAAGCCTACACAGCTCCTGAGGAGAATGCAGCAGCTTCTGGGTGATAAGGCTGCTTCGTTCGACGAAACATTTCTCCGGGAACTCTTCCTGAACCGCCTACCCAGCAGTGTCCAGATGATC
This portion of the Ornithodoros turicata isolate Travis chromosome 3, ASM3712646v1, whole genome shotgun sequence genome encodes:
- the LOC135389244 gene encoding uncharacterized protein LOC135389244 is translated as MAMTTPTDSGNGGTHGGGAQPQEIASVNIRLPEFWPADPLVWFAQVEAQFATHRITSQVAKFNYVLLALPPPTAIEVRDIILQRPEENPYDKLKMAPINRTSESERRRLQQLLSAEDIGDRKPTQLLRRMQQLLGDKAASFDETFLRELFLNRLPSSVQMILASAEGSSLDALARMADNIIDVASPTIAAVAPLPDPTLP